A window of Perognathus longimembris pacificus isolate PPM17 unplaced genomic scaffold, ASM2315922v1 HiC_scaffold_5241, whole genome shotgun sequence contains these coding sequences:
- the LOC125345053 gene encoding granzyme B-like, with amino-acid sequence MRPLLLLLALCLPPSAEAGEIIGGREARPHSRPYMAYLEFEVRRDRKRCGGFLIREDFVLTAAHCSGGSMNVTLGAHNLKEQEKTRQVFAVRTAIPHPDYNAKDHSNDIMLLQLQTKAKKTAAVKPLRLPKGKSRAKPGQRCYVAGWGWTAPRGNPSKTLQEVEMTVQEDRECESSLRGYYNNASEICVGDPTSRSSSFRGDSGGPLVCNNVAQGIISYGRANGTPPRACTKVSKFLHWIKENMKRYEPQEAD; translated from the exons ATGCGGCCTCTCCTGCTCCTGCTGGCCCTGTGCCTGCCCCCCAGCGCCGAGGCGG GGGAGATCATCGGGGGACGGGAGGCCAGGCCCCACTCCCGCCCGTACATGGCCTACCTGGAGTTCGAGGTCCGGCGCGATCGGAAGAGGTGCGGCGGCTTCCTGATCCGAGAGGACTTCGTGCTGACGGCGGCTCACTGCTCCGGGGG ATCGATGAACGTCACCCTCGGTGCCCACAACCTCAAGGAGCAGGAGAAAACCCGGCAGGTCTTCGCTGTGAGAACGGCCATCCCCCATCCGGACTACAACGCCAAGGACCACTCCAATGACATCATGTTATTACAG CTGCAGACAAAAGCCAAGAAGACGGCCGCCGTGAAGCCCCTCCGGCTGCCCAAGGGCAAGTCCCGGGCGAAGCCAGGACAGAGGTGCTATGTGGCTGGCTGGGGGTGGACGGCCCCACGCGGAAACCCCTCAAAGACGCTGCAGGAGGTGGAGATGACAGTGCAGGAAGACCGGGAGTGCGAGTCCTCCCTGCGTGGCTACTACAACAATGCCAGTGAGATCTGCGTGGGAGACCCAACGTCGAGAAGCTCTTCCTTTAGG GGAGACTCGGGAGGCCCCCTCGTGTGTAATAACGTGGCCCAGGGCATTATCTCCTATGGACGAGCTAACGGGACGCCTCCACGAGCCTGCACCAAGGTCTCAAAGTTCCTGCACTGgataaaggaaaacatgaaacGCTATGAACCACAAGAGgcagactaa